From a region of the ANME-2 cluster archaeon genome:
- a CDS encoding glycosyltransferase family 4 protein: MTTKQQKTDDISVGFLSYEFPPKIFGGVGVHVTELARHLAESIRQVHVFTSHVEGLDCQKAGSVFVHRSSKPLVPVSDRSYNMFERILNNFNVAGMMDKHPLNNNKLDLLNSQEELVRMAATEAKNDTGLLPVVTSHNTDVNKLKPDRLGVVMGQNVVDKVGRFTAVSKYMRTELDQTFGIASHVEGLDGQKAGSVYVSKSSKPLLPASNYSSKDFERVMTNFNVAGMVEKHLSSAGLDLLHSHGGLIQLAATEAKNDTGLPLVMTAHSTEINRLRPDRLSVVMEHNVVDKVDRFIAVSGYMRRELNQTFGINYNKITVIPNGVDTAIFKHQKADDIRRKYQLDNRFVVLFVGRDDPQKGVKYLVNAVKNLAKQIPEIMLVMVGHQDIYNDKNILCLPRVSRSELVKLHSLSDVFVLPSVYEPFGIVLLEAMACETPCIGIRTGGMPDIIDHDRTGLLVEPRSDEGISEAIARLYHDPEKRYRMGKKGRDKVISDFSWKDISDKTIKVYQQVLH; this comes from the coding sequence ATGACAACAAAGCAGCAAAAAACAGATGATATAAGTGTAGGTTTTCTCTCGTATGAATTTCCACCAAAAATTTTTGGAGGAGTTGGGGTACATGTGACCGAACTGGCAAGACATCTTGCAGAGAGTATCCGGCAAGTGCATGTGTTCACATCACATGTGGAAGGATTGGACTGCCAGAAAGCAGGAAGTGTGTTTGTGCACAGGTCATCTAAACCTTTAGTACCTGTATCGGACCGTTCCTATAATATGTTTGAAAGGATATTGAACAATTTCAATGTGGCCGGGATGATGGATAAACATCCTTTAAATAATAATAAACTTGACCTGCTGAATTCACAAGAAGAATTGGTCCGGATGGCTGCAACAGAAGCTAAAAATGACACCGGACTGCTTCCAGTGGTGACTTCGCACAATACCGATGTTAACAAGCTCAAACCAGACCGGCTGGGCGTTGTTATGGGGCAGAATGTGGTGGATAAGGTGGGCAGGTTCACTGCAGTATCGAAATACATGCGAACGGAACTTGACCAGACCTTTGGTATTGCGTCACATGTTGAAGGATTGGATGGCCAGAAGGCAGGAAGTGTGTATGTTTCAAAGTCATCTAAACCTTTATTACCTGCATCGAACTATTCAAGTAAGGATTTTGAAAGGGTCATGACAAATTTCAATGTAGCCGGAATGGTGGAGAAACATCTTTCCAGTGCAGGACTTGACCTGCTGCATTCACATGGAGGATTGATCCAGCTGGCTGCAACAGAAGCTAAAAATGACACAGGACTACCCCTGGTGATGACAGCTCACAGTACCGAGATCAACAGGCTCAGGCCAGATCGGCTGAGTGTTGTTATGGAGCATAATGTGGTGGATAAAGTGGACAGGTTCATTGCAGTATCAGGATATATGCGAAGGGAACTTAACCAGACATTTGGTATCAATTACAACAAGATCACTGTCATACCAAACGGCGTGGATACTGCGATCTTCAAACACCAGAAAGCGGATGATATCCGCAGGAAATACCAGCTTGATAACAGGTTTGTCGTGCTCTTCGTCGGCAGGGATGACCCGCAAAAGGGTGTGAAGTACCTGGTCAATGCCGTGAAGAATCTTGCTAAGCAGATACCTGAGATCATGCTTGTCATGGTCGGCCATCAGGATATTTATAATGATAAAAATATCCTCTGCCTCCCGCGTGTTAGCAGGAGCGAACTCGTCAAGTTACATTCCCTTTCCGATGTGTTCGTGCTGCCCAGTGTCTATGAGCCGTTCGGTATTGTCCTCCTGGAGGCCATGGCATGTGAAACCCCGTGTATTGGAATCCGGACTGGCGGGATGCCTGATATCATAGACCATGACAGGACAGGGCTTCTGGTGGAGCCGAGGAGTGATGAGGGTATTTCAGAGGCGATCGCCAGGTTATACCACGACCCTGAAAAGCGGTACAGAATGGGTAAAAAAGGAAGGGACAAGGTAATCTCAGACTTTAGCTGGAAGGATATTTCGGATAAGACCATTAAAGTATACCAGCAGGTACTGCATTAG
- a CDS encoding DUF2111 domain-containing protein has product MEYLGITITADSTSKEIVPIAKAIHELLGLPITMRTLNNLGVRIEKGKVLDYKYTGPTLEKALETNSTIRSIPKTGDYSSIPVVVTTIKNEDGYGIAAIGIVDVVGTVDLGVAFGNYPEIVNQVSDILKSRVITP; this is encoded by the coding sequence ATGGAATATCTTGGCATAACAATCACAGCTGATTCCACCAGTAAGGAGATCGTACCAATTGCAAAGGCAATCCATGAATTGTTGGGACTTCCCATCACCATGCGTACACTGAACAACCTGGGTGTGAGGATTGAAAAAGGTAAAGTACTGGACTATAAATATACCGGACCTACTCTGGAAAAGGCACTTGAGACCAACTCAACCATCAGGTCTATTCCAAAGACAGGAGATTATTCCAGCATACCTGTAGTGGTGACCACTATTAAAAATGAAGACGGATATGGAATTGCTGCTATAGGAATTGTGGATGTGGTCGGTACTGTTGACCTGGGAGTAGCTTTTGGAAATTATCCTGAGATAGTAAACCAGGTAAGTGATATCCTGAAATCCAGGGTAATCACACCTTAA
- a CDS encoding DUF98 domain-containing protein: MEPGPLDKLTTLDIPTTLRICAGTDGSVTYLLEVMTKQQVDVVTRIQEVGEATEAEAELLDIRQNDPVNHREVVLKVSGMSYVFARSLAPIDLIPPGMKADLIRADIPIGRILRKHKLETRRDILNIGMKKGGGIFNDVPVLSREYYIIHGGRVLMWINEQFPVDNRWEL, from the coding sequence ATGGAACCCGGACCCCTGGACAAGCTAACAACCCTTGATATCCCAACCACCCTACGAATATGTGCAGGAACAGACGGGTCGGTTACATACCTGCTGGAAGTCATGACAAAGCAGCAGGTAGATGTTGTGACCCGGATCCAGGAAGTGGGAGAGGCCACCGAAGCAGAGGCAGAACTGCTGGACATCAGGCAAAATGACCCTGTGAACCACAGGGAGGTCGTGCTTAAGGTTTCGGGAATGTCCTATGTGTTCGCCCGCTCACTTGCCCCTATAGACCTGATACCTCCTGGCATGAAAGCTGACCTGATACGGGCCGACATCCCAATAGGGCGGATATTGAGGAAACACAAGTTAGAGACCAGAAGGGATATCCTCAATATCGGAATGAAAAAGGGAGGGGGAATATTCAATGACGTCCCAGTGCTGTCCAGGGAATATTATATCATACACGGCGGGCGTGTCTTGATGTGGATAAATGAACAATTCCCTGTAGATAACAGATGGGAACTATAG
- a CDS encoding DUF5611 family protein translates to MQEYKLKRGFKPEMDRIKEVLQDSFQVPVTEEDGKLIVSYGALQRVEASIIDKKLRVDTTPNPNVPDEEILDTNRRFREFLNNATGYTSKQRRNMAKKEVRE, encoded by the coding sequence ATTCAGGAATACAAGTTAAAGCGAGGATTCAAGCCTGAAATGGACCGCATAAAAGAAGTATTGCAGGACAGTTTCCAGGTTCCGGTGACCGAAGAGGATGGAAAACTCATCGTCAGTTACGGCGCACTTCAGCGTGTTGAGGCCAGTATTATAGATAAAAAGTTAAGAGTGGACACAACGCCTAACCCGAACGTCCCTGACGAGGAAATACTCGATACCAACAGGAGATTCAGGGAATTCCTGAATAATGCCACCGGCTATACTTCAAAACAGCGGCGAAACATGGCGAAAAAAGAAGTCCGGGAATAA
- a CDS encoding multidrug efflux SMR transporter — protein sequence MSLFYLIIAIIFEVAGTTCMKLSYGFTKAVPSILMIIFYLLSLGSLTFALKKIDVSVAYAIWAGIGTALIVTVGILWFKEPVTALKIISLGLIIIGVIGLNLSGGAH from the coding sequence TTGAGTCTATTCTATTTGATTATAGCAATAATTTTTGAAGTGGCTGGCACCACATGCATGAAATTATCCTATGGTTTCACTAAAGCAGTTCCGTCAATATTAATGATCATCTTCTATTTGCTTAGCCTTGGTTCATTGACATTTGCCCTGAAAAAGATCGATGTAAGTGTTGCTTATGCAATATGGGCAGGCATAGGAACTGCACTTATCGTAACTGTGGGAATATTGTGGTTCAAGGAACCGGTAACTGCACTGAAAATAATATCACTTGGACTGATAATAATTGGAGTAATTGGGTTAAATCTTAGTGGTGGAGCACATTAA
- a CDS encoding nucleoside 2-deoxyribosyltransferase — MRNVYLAAPLFSEAECDFNSRLRDELERIGMGVFLPQEHSNEIDSELDARQESIFSKNVAAIDEADILVAVLDGVDVDSGTAWEIGYAHALGKPVYGLRTDFRTLGIEGVVNLMIERSVVLCTSLAELAKRLELE, encoded by the coding sequence ATGAGAAATGTATACCTTGCAGCACCGCTTTTTTCAGAGGCTGAATGCGATTTTAATAGCAGGCTAAGAGATGAGCTGGAAAGAATAGGTATGGGTGTCTTCCTGCCCCAGGAGCACTCAAACGAGATTGATTCCGAACTGGATGCCAGACAGGAGTCCATATTTAGCAAGAACGTGGCCGCCATTGATGAGGCTGACATACTGGTAGCAGTGCTTGACGGTGTGGATGTGGATTCGGGCACGGCGTGGGAGATAGGATATGCCCATGCCCTGGGTAAGCCTGTGTACGGGCTGCGGACAGATTTCAGGACGCTTGGTATTGAGGGGGTAGTGAACTTGATGATCGAGAGGTCTGTCGTGCTTTGTACGAGTTTGGCCGAGTTGGCGAAGCGGCTGGAATTGGAATGA